One genomic segment of Candidatus Marsarchaeota archaeon includes these proteins:
- a CDS encoding V-type ATP synthase subunit A: MTGTIYRISGPVVSVDGLDNPKMYDVVGVGDAALVGEIIKLEGGRAIVQVYEDTSGLRPGEKVVNTGAQLSVELGPGLMGSIYDGIQRPLDKIKAMAGDFIARGVTADPLDTKKKWSFKPTVKNGAEVKGGDIIGEVEETSLIKHKVLVPPGVAGKISGLEDGAFTVRDAIAEVKASSGTAKIRLAQAWPVRTPRPVVEKLLLDAPLITGQRVIDTFFPVAKGGTSAVPGPFGSGKTVIQHQLAKWSDADVIVYVGCGERGNEMTEVLSTFPELKDPKTGRPLMDRTVLIANTSNMPVAAREASIYTGITIAEYYRDMGYSVALMADSTSRWAEALREISGRLEEMPGEEGYPAYLGRKVAEFYERAGKVHTLNGSTGSITAIGAVSPPGGDTSEPVSQSTLRVTRVFWALDAALANSRHFPSINWLNSYSLYTDDLAKWYADNVGSDWHELYQGAMRTLQRDAEINEIVQLVGYDALPEIDKLTLDTAKSIKEDYLQQSAFDEVDTYTSMQKQHLMLKAIMELGEEGAAAVKRGVTTEQLAGLQVKQKIAKMKFVKEEAVKAYYDDVRKDIAKVKEMKPETMQ, encoded by the coding sequence ATGACCGGTACAATATACAGGATATCGGGGCCTGTGGTGTCAGTGGACGGCCTCGACAATCCGAAGATGTATGACGTTGTTGGAGTGGGAGACGCCGCGCTAGTGGGCGAGATAATAAAGCTCGAGGGCGGAAGGGCCATAGTCCAGGTTTATGAGGACACGAGCGGCCTGCGGCCAGGAGAGAAGGTGGTGAACACCGGAGCGCAGCTCTCCGTGGAGCTCGGCCCGGGGCTCATGGGCTCCATATACGACGGCATACAGCGTCCGCTGGACAAGATAAAGGCTATGGCAGGCGACTTCATAGCGAGGGGAGTAACGGCAGACCCGCTCGATACCAAGAAGAAATGGAGCTTCAAGCCGACAGTAAAGAACGGCGCCGAAGTAAAGGGCGGGGACATAATAGGCGAGGTGGAAGAGACGAGCCTGATAAAGCACAAGGTGCTAGTACCGCCAGGAGTAGCAGGAAAGATATCGGGGCTCGAAGATGGCGCTTTCACAGTCAGGGACGCGATAGCTGAGGTCAAGGCTTCCAGCGGCACCGCAAAAATACGGCTTGCGCAGGCATGGCCGGTGCGCACGCCAAGGCCAGTCGTGGAGAAACTGCTGCTCGATGCACCGCTCATTACAGGCCAACGCGTAATCGATACGTTCTTCCCTGTGGCAAAAGGCGGCACCTCTGCGGTTCCAGGACCGTTCGGATCCGGGAAGACTGTCATTCAGCACCAGCTTGCGAAGTGGTCGGATGCCGACGTGATAGTTTACGTTGGCTGCGGCGAACGCGGGAACGAGATGACTGAGGTTTTGTCGACGTTCCCAGAGCTTAAGGACCCGAAGACCGGAAGGCCGCTCATGGACAGGACAGTTTTGATTGCGAACACGTCCAACATGCCAGTTGCAGCGCGCGAGGCAAGCATCTACACTGGGATAACGATTGCAGAATACTACCGCGACATGGGCTACAGCGTTGCGCTCATGGCAGACAGCACGTCGCGCTGGGCGGAGGCGCTCAGGGAGATATCGGGAAGGCTTGAGGAGATGCCCGGCGAAGAGGGCTATCCTGCATATCTGGGCAGGAAGGTCGCTGAGTTCTATGAGCGCGCAGGCAAGGTCCATACGCTTAACGGCAGCACAGGCTCTATAACCGCCATAGGAGCCGTGTCGCCTCCTGGAGGCGATACTTCTGAACCTGTTTCGCAGAGTACGCTGAGAGTCACGCGCGTCTTCTGGGCGCTAGATGCGGCGCTCGCGAACAGCAGGCACTTCCCGTCGATAAACTGGCTGAACAGCTATTCGCTTTACACGGACGACCTTGCGAAATGGTATGCCGATAACGTAGGCAGCGACTGGCACGAGCTCTACCAGGGCGCGATGCGAACCCTGCAGAGGGACGCAGAGATAAACGAGATAGTGCAGCTCGTGGGCTACGACGCCCTCCCTGAGATCGACAAGCTGACGCTCGATACTGCCAAGAGCATAAAGGAGGACTACCTGCAGCAGAGCGCGTTCGACGAAGTCGATACCTACACGTCCATGCAGAAGCAGCACCTCATGCTGAAGGCCATAATGGAGCTAGGCGAAGAGGGAGCTGCCGCGGTGAAGAGGGGCGTAACCACAGAGCAGCTGGCCGGGCTGCAGGTGAAGCAGAAGATAGCCAAGATGAAGTTCGTGAAGGAAGAGGCGGTGAAGGCCTACTACGATGACGTAAGGAAAGACATAGCCAAGGTGAAGGAGATGAAGCCGGAGACGATGCAATAG
- a CDS encoding V-type ATP synthase subunit D, translated as MPQSNVKTTRIELIRTRAKIAVARKGLDLLKMKRSSLVLAFFELARQIRLMRGSMRKTVQAAMESAQLAELHAGRITLDRIAMEQSRISAGIEARNVMGVRIPNVGVSRSASLSEAYELISVPTAVEDAKRSYSRLFNMLIEIAEKENSLRLLLYEIEKINRRANAIENFAIPNMRSKATYIKGRLDDMERDQLVSIKFIKGKISG; from the coding sequence GTGCCTCAAAGTAACGTCAAGACGACAAGGATAGAGCTCATACGCACGCGCGCAAAGATAGCCGTCGCAAGGAAGGGCCTCGACCTGCTTAAGATGAAGCGCTCGAGCCTTGTGCTCGCGTTCTTCGAGCTGGCTAGGCAGATACGGCTCATGAGGGGCAGCATGCGCAAGACCGTGCAGGCCGCAATGGAGAGCGCGCAGCTGGCGGAGCTGCACGCGGGCCGCATAACGCTGGACCGCATAGCCATGGAGCAGAGCAGGATCAGCGCAGGCATAGAGGCGAGGAACGTTATGGGCGTGCGCATACCAAATGTGGGAGTGTCGAGGTCTGCATCGCTGTCCGAGGCGTACGAGCTCATATCGGTGCCTACTGCCGTAGAGGACGCGAAGCGCAGCTACTCGAGGCTCTTCAACATGCTGATAGAGATTGCAGAGAAGGAGAACTCGCTCAGGCTCCTGCTATACGAGATAGAGAAGATAAACAGGCGCGCAAACGCCATAGAGAATTTCGCGATACCAAACATGAGGAGCAAGGCGACGTACATAAAGGGCAGGCTCGATGATATGGAGCGCGACCAGCTCGTATCGATAAAATTCATAAAGGGTAAGATAAGTGGATAG
- a CDS encoding V-type ATP synthase subunit F (produces ATP from ADP in the presence of a proton gradient across the membrane; the F subunit is part of the catalytic core of the ATP synthase complex): protein MQFDRIAVVGEREIALGFELVGVSDVFISSGEEAVKKLGEIMGGKDYGLVIVSDSVRRKMGSAMLRAAETALKPLVVFVPAPTAGEEEESVEALAKRVLGVDIKSVK from the coding sequence ATGCAATTCGACAGGATCGCGGTCGTCGGGGAGCGCGAAATCGCGCTCGGATTCGAGCTGGTTGGCGTGAGCGACGTCTTCATAAGCTCTGGAGAAGAAGCAGTTAAGAAGCTCGGCGAGATAATGGGAGGCAAGGATTACGGGCTTGTGATAGTGTCTGACAGCGTGAGGCGCAAGATGGGAAGCGCCATGCTGCGCGCGGCGGAGACCGCGCTCAAGCCACTTGTGGTATTTGTTCCGGCACCGACAGCAGGGGAGGAAGAAGAATCGGTTGAGGCCCTTGCGAAGAGGGTGCTTGGAGTTGACATAAAGAGCGTGAAATAG
- a CDS encoding V-type ATP synthase subunit B, translated as MSDVYYKTVNQITNVLLFVEGVKDAAYSELAEVQLADGRTVTGQVLDTRNGLAIVQSFGETSGMNTQQTRVKFLGTTARLNVSTDMLGRIFDGMGKPRDGGPQIYSNESLDITGSAINPYAREEPSEFIQTGISAIDGMNTLVRGQKLPIFSASGLPHNRLAAQIARQAKLLNDSEGFGVVFGGIGINSEEANFFKKEFEETGALDKSVMFLNLASEPSMERIILPRLALTAAEYLAYSQNMHVLVILTDMTNYCESLHEISAARNEVPGRRGYPGYMYTDLATIYERAGKIHGRKGSITQLPILTMPGDDITHPIPDLTGYITEGQIVLSRDLYRKGVYPNVDVLLSLSRLMNQGIGKGRTREDHRGVADQLYAAYARGKELRNLTSTAKRQISSRRSSRRPAPSTSL; from the coding sequence ATGAGCGACGTTTACTACAAGACCGTAAACCAGATAACGAATGTGCTGCTGTTCGTTGAGGGAGTGAAGGATGCGGCATACAGCGAGCTCGCCGAGGTGCAGCTGGCTGACGGCCGCACGGTTACGGGCCAGGTGCTCGACACGCGCAACGGCCTTGCCATAGTGCAGTCGTTCGGAGAAACTAGCGGCATGAACACGCAGCAGACGCGCGTGAAGTTCCTTGGCACGACTGCGCGGCTCAACGTGAGCACGGACATGCTGGGCAGGATATTCGACGGAATGGGAAAGCCGAGGGACGGCGGCCCGCAGATATACAGCAACGAGTCGCTCGACATAACGGGCTCGGCTATAAACCCCTATGCCAGGGAAGAGCCGTCGGAGTTCATACAGACAGGCATATCTGCCATAGACGGCATGAATACCCTTGTCAGGGGCCAGAAGCTGCCCATATTCTCGGCATCGGGCCTGCCGCACAACAGGCTCGCGGCGCAGATAGCAAGGCAGGCCAAGCTGCTCAACGATTCGGAGGGCTTCGGCGTGGTATTTGGAGGCATAGGCATCAACAGCGAAGAGGCAAATTTCTTCAAGAAGGAGTTCGAGGAGACCGGCGCCCTCGACAAGTCTGTGATGTTCCTGAACCTGGCATCGGAACCGTCGATGGAGAGGATAATACTGCCGAGGCTGGCGCTCACTGCAGCAGAGTACCTGGCCTACAGCCAGAACATGCACGTGCTCGTAATACTTACTGACATGACGAACTACTGCGAATCATTGCACGAAATCAGCGCAGCCAGGAACGAGGTGCCTGGCAGGCGGGGCTATCCGGGCTACATGTACACCGACCTTGCCACGATATACGAGCGTGCCGGCAAGATACACGGCAGGAAGGGCTCGATAACGCAGCTGCCCATACTCACGATGCCTGGCGACGACATAACGCATCCGATACCAGACCTTACAGGCTACATCACGGAGGGCCAGATAGTGCTTAGCAGGGACCTCTACAGGAAGGGAGTGTATCCGAATGTTGACGTGCTGCTCTCGCTGTCTAGGCTCATGAACCAGGGTATAGGCAAGGGCAGGACGCGAGAGGATCACCGCGGCGTGGCAGACCAGCTCTATGCCGCGTATGCCAGAGGCAAGGAGCTCAGGAACCTCACATCAACAGCGAAGAGGCAAATTTCTTCAAGAAGGAGTTCGAGGAGACCGGCGCCCTCGACAAGTCTGTGA